The Verrucomicrobiota bacterium genome includes the window ACCGCTACTTCATCAGCCAGCATGTCAAGGACTGGGTCGTGGTTTTCGGTCGCGAATTGCCCGATCCTGGATCGGATCCCGACCATCTTTTTCGCTTCCTCTCGGATCTCAGCCACGAACTGGGCACGGTTCAGTATTTTTGCGCAGACCCCGTGGTGGGCGAACACGCCTGGATTTGGATCGAGCAAGGCCGGGTTAAACGCGCGTTCGCCTGGTCAGGCTCCACCGTCTGGAATCAGGGGGACCTCACTCCGGCCGAGAAATCCCTCGGCGTGGAATGCCCTGGATACGGCGAGGAATCGCCCGAAGATTTACGACGCAATGCCATGGCCCGATACAACGTGGACCGTGTGCATCAACTCGCCTCCAAATGGGGGCTGGACCCCGGGCGCTTGACCCGCAGCCTCCCGAAAGGTGCTCAGGGCATCGTTGGCAAAAGACGGCTGCAAAGAAAAAGCCAGCCTTAAGTCCAAGGCCGGTTTCGAGTTTCCGCGATGCCCTCTCGGGGAGCTCTTACTCAAGTGTTATTCTCCATGATTCTTCCCCCATCCCGCTCCATGCTCCTCGCCGGCTGGTTCGCTGTCTCGAATCTGCTCGCCCAGAATGGCGATCGACCCGGCGAAACTCAGGCCGAACGCATTCCCGCCGACAAAATTCCACCCGCTCCCGTCCTCCCGCCCGAGGAAGCCCTCAAGTCCTTCAAAGTGCCGGAAGGATTCAAAGTGGAAATCGTCGCCGCCGAACCGCTCGTCGAAGCCCCCGTGCTCATGCAGTTCGATCCGGACGGACGGCTCTGGGTCCTCGAAATGCGCGGCTACATGCCCAACCCCGAAGGGAAAGGAGAGGACGCAAAAACAGGACGCGTCAGCATTCTTGAAGACACGGATCAGGACGGGCGCATGGACAAGCGGACCACGTTCCAGGACAACCTCGTCCTGCCTCGCGCCTTGGTCCTCACCCGCGGCGGAGCTCTGGTCGGCGAACCCCCGAAACTGTGGTTCTTGCGCGACACGGACGGAGACCTCAAGGCCGACGATTTTATTGAAGTCGCCACGGATTACGGCGGACGCGAGAATCCGGAGCATACCTCGAACGGATTGATCGTGGGTCTCGACAATTGGATCTATAGCGCCAATCACACGACGCGGTACCGTTTCCAGGACGCGGAATGGAAAAAAGAACCCACCGTGTTCCGCGGCCAGTGGGGCATCAGCCAGGACGACTTTGGCCGACTCTTCTTCAATTCCAATAGCGATCATCTCAGGGCCGACTTGGTGCCTTCCCACTATTTTCACAGAAACAGCCACCTCCGCGGTGTCACCGGACTCAACTTCGCCGTCGCCAAAGATCAATCCGTCTGGCCGGGACGCATGAACCCCGGAGTGAACCGGGGATACCAGCCTCAACAACTCCGCGCAGACGGCACTCTGGCTACCTTCACCGGTGCCTGCGCCCCGCTTATCTACCGGGGAGACCAATTTCCAGAATCGCATCAAGGCAATGCCTTCGTTTGTGAACCGACCGGCAACTTCGTCCGCCGCAGCCTGCTCAAGGAGCAAGCCGGCATCATCACGGCCGAAAACGCTCACGCTCGCACAGAATTCCTGACCTCCACCGACGAACGCTTCCGCCCGGTGAGCCTGGCCAACGGCCCCGACGGTGCCCTGTATGTCGTGGACATGTATCGCGGCATCATCCAACACCGCATCTACCTGACCAGCTACCTGCGCAAACAAGCCCTTTCGCGAGGCCTCGAAAAAGGGCTGGAACACGGTCGCATCTATCGCGTGGTGCGCACCTCTGCCCCGCCCACTCCGAAAACCCGGCCCGGCCTCGGATCCGCGACGCCGGCGCAACTCGCCGAATACCTCTCGCATCCCAATGGCTGGCATCGGGACACCGCGCAACGACTGTTGGTGGAAAGCAGTGAAAGCTCCGCCGCCGCCCCCCTGCGTCAAATCGCTCGCTCTCATGCCAATCCGAAGGCGCGACTGCACGCACTCTGGACCCTGGAAGGCCTCGCCCTGTTGGATCGCCCCACACTGATGGCCGCTTTGGGCGATTCCCACGAACGCGTGGCCGCCGCCGCCATCCGTTTGTCGGAACCTTTCCTGGCCCGTGATGAAATGGATCTCTTCCCGAAACTGATCGGTTTTTCCACCGATCCACGCCACGCCATCCGCTTGCAATTGGCGTTTTCCCTCGCCCGCTACCCGCGAGAAGACGTCGACACCGCCTTGGTCAAAATGATCGTCCATGCGCCCACGGACACTTTGCTCCGCGAAGCTGTCGTTTCCGGCTGGGTGGGACGAGAAGCGCATTTCCTCGAGGCCATCCTATCCATGCCGACAGATCAGAAGTCATCGCTCCTTCCGACCTTGGGCCTCCTGGCGCGTTGCGTTTGGAACGAGGGTCAGGGCGCCAAGGTGAGCCGTATCCTGCAGCGCATCGCTGCCAGCGGCACTGATTCCTCTCCATACCTCGCCGTCCTTCAAGGCCTGAACGCCGCCGCCCCCAAGCCGAATACGAAAAACGCAGCACCGCCGCGACCGGTGAAACTCGATCGTGAACCCTCCGAACTGGTTTCGCTCAAGGCTTCACCGAATTCGGAACTGGCCAAAACCGCGGAAAGCCTCCTCTCGGTTCTCGTCTGGCCGGGCAAACCCGGATACGTGGAGCCGAAAGTCATTCCCTTGAACGCCGAGGATCAAGCCCTCTTTGACGAGGGGAAACCCCTCTACCAAGCCATCTGCGGCGCCTGCCACCAACCCACCGGTCTCGGGCAGGACGGTTTGGCGCCGCCCGTGCTCGATTCTGAATGGGTGCTGGGCTCGCCCGATCGCCTGATTCGAATCGTGCTCCACGGGGTGCGCGGCAAACTCACGGTCAAAGGCGTCAGCTACAACCTCGAGATGCCTCCGCTCAGCATTCTGGACGACCGGCAGGTGGCTGCCATCCTCACCTACATGCGCCGCGAATGGGGCCACAACGCATCGCCCATCTCCCCCGCCACGATTCAAACCATCCGCCAGCAGACCGAGTCTCGTGCCGAAGCGTGGACCGAACCCGAACTGCTCAAGCTTCCCTGACCCGTCCGCTCAAAACGGCCGCTTCGCCAACCGCACCCGCGGCGGCGACACCGCGAGTCCCGCCGGGCCATGCATGCTCGAATTCCCCTTCGCCTCCTCGCCCAGGCTGCGGCGGATGAATTCGACCTGGCTGCGCAAGCGGGCTTTCCCGTGACCTGAAGTGGAAAGCACAGACTTTCCATCCGCTTTGAGCATGCGTGCCTTCACACGATCCCGCAACGAAAGTCCCAGCACCTCCTCCACCAAACGATCCCGCAAACGTCCATCCACGATCGGAAACACCACCTCCACGCGGCGAAAGAAATTGCGCGGCATCCAATCGGCGCTCCCCACAAAAACTTCGGGCCGGCACGCGTTTTCGAAATAGTAAATCCGGCTGTGTTCCAGGAAACGGTCCACGATGCTGCGCACCTCGATCCGGTCGCTCAGGCCGGGAACACCGGGACGCAGACAACAAGTCCCGCGAACGATCAACTGGATGTTTACCCCGGCCCCGGACGCGGCATAAAGCGCGTCAATCACCTTCGTGTCCACCAAGGCGTTCATCTTGGCCACAATCCTCGTCGGCAATCCTCGTCGAGCGTGCTCGGCCTCCCTCTCGATCAAGGACAGTATTTTCGCATGGAGCTCAAACGGCGCCACCACCAACCGGCGCATCGGTTGATACTGGCAGATTCCAGTCAACAGATTGAATAACCGGGTGGCGTCCTCCCCGAAATCTTCGTCACAGGTCAGCAAGCTGATGTCCGTGTAAAGCCGGGCGGTGTTCGGATTATAGTTTCCCGTTCCCAGGTGCAGGTATCGGCGCAGGCCGTCGTCGTCCCGGCGCACAATCAACAACGCCTTGGCGTGAATCTTGAATCCCACCAAACCGTACACCACATGCACCCCGGCCTCTTCCAGCCGCTTGGCCCATTCGACATTGTTGGCCTCGTCGAAACGTGCGCGCAATTCCACCACCACGGACACCTGCTTGCCGTGATGCACCGCCCGCATCAGTGCCCCCACGATCCGGTCATCCCCGCCGGTGCGATAAAGGGTCTGTTTGATCGCCAGCACCCGCGGATCGCTGGCGGCCTGGGTCAAGAGCTCGAGCACGGTCGAGAAGCTCTCGTACGGATGATGCAGGAGCACGTCACCCTCGCGAATCACCTCGAACAGATCCGTCTTTCCACGCACAACCGGCGAAAGCTGCGGCGAAAAGGGAGGATCCTTCAATTCCGGAACGTCGTCCCGATCACACAACATCATCAATCTCGCAGGATGCATCGGGCCGTCGATGACATAGAGATCCTCCCGCCGAAGCCGGAGATGCTCCAGCAAGAAACCCGCCACGGAAGGCGGACAATCGTGAGCCACCTCGAGACGAACCGCGTCGCCCCGGCGCCGGTTGTGCAGTTCGTTCTCGACCGCCTTCAGCAAGTTGGCCGCTTCCTCCTCGTCGATGTAGAGTTCGCTGTTACGGGTCACGCGAAAAAGCCAGCTGCCCTGGATGGCCATCCCCGGAAACAAATCGGGCAGGAAGTGCCGGATCAATTCCCCCAAAAAAACGTAGGCTCGGGAACCGTCGCCGCGAGGCAACTGGACCAGCCGGGGCAGACGACGCGGCACCGGCACGATGGCGTTGTGACGTCCCTCGCCCAGAGCGTTTGTCCTCGCCAGTTGCACGATCAAATTGAGCGATTTATTGATGAGCAGGGGAAAAGGATGAGCCGGATCAATGGCGATGGGAGTCAAGAGTTGGCGGATTTCCGCCCGATAAAACTGCTCCAGCCAGGCCAAGTCCCTTCCCGGCATGTTCGCCACCGGGATGAAGGCCACGCCCGCCTTGGCCAGCCCCGGCAACAATTGTCTCTTCCAACATTGATACTGCACGCGCACGAGCCTTCGAATGCGCTTCTCGATCGCCGCCAGGAGTCTGGACGGCGCCATTTCCCCCTCCTCGGCGCCCCCCCCGCCGCTCTCAATCCGCTGTTTTAATCCGGCCACGCGAATCTCGAAAAACTCGTCGAGATTCGTGCTCGTGATGCAAAAAAACTTCAACCGCTCCAGAAGGGGAGTCGAGGGATCCAGCGCCTCATCAAGCACGCGCTGGTTGAATTCCAACCAGCTCAGCTCACGCTGCAAATATCGCCCCCCCGAGAGGGACGGCGGCGAGACACGGCCAAGTTTCTTGCTTATCCTCATGCCCAAACCCTCAGCCTAAGGTCCGGCCCTCTGTTCAGGCCAGCGACAATTGTGTGACAGCCATCAGGTTCAACGCTCCCCTCGGG containing:
- a CDS encoding dehydrogenase, whose amino-acid sequence is MLLAGWFAVSNLLAQNGDRPGETQAERIPADKIPPAPVLPPEEALKSFKVPEGFKVEIVAAEPLVEAPVLMQFDPDGRLWVLEMRGYMPNPEGKGEDAKTGRVSILEDTDQDGRMDKRTTFQDNLVLPRALVLTRGGALVGEPPKLWFLRDTDGDLKADDFIEVATDYGGRENPEHTSNGLIVGLDNWIYSANHTTRYRFQDAEWKKEPTVFRGQWGISQDDFGRLFFNSNSDHLRADLVPSHYFHRNSHLRGVTGLNFAVAKDQSVWPGRMNPGVNRGYQPQQLRADGTLATFTGACAPLIYRGDQFPESHQGNAFVCEPTGNFVRRSLLKEQAGIITAENAHARTEFLTSTDERFRPVSLANGPDGALYVVDMYRGIIQHRIYLTSYLRKQALSRGLEKGLEHGRIYRVVRTSAPPTPKTRPGLGSATPAQLAEYLSHPNGWHRDTAQRLLVESSESSAAAPLRQIARSHANPKARLHALWTLEGLALLDRPTLMAALGDSHERVAAAAIRLSEPFLARDEMDLFPKLIGFSTDPRHAIRLQLAFSLARYPREDVDTALVKMIVHAPTDTLLREAVVSGWVGREAHFLEAILSMPTDQKSSLLPTLGLLARCVWNEGQGAKVSRILQRIAASGTDSSPYLAVLQGLNAAAPKPNTKNAAPPRPVKLDREPSELVSLKASPNSELAKTAESLLSVLVWPGKPGYVEPKVIPLNAEDQALFDEGKPLYQAICGACHQPTGLGQDGLAPPVLDSEWVLGSPDRLIRIVLHGVRGKLTVKGVSYNLEMPPLSILDDRQVAAILTYMRREWGHNASPISPATIQTIRQQTESRAEAWTEPELLKLP
- the ppk1 gene encoding polyphosphate kinase 1 — its product is MRISKKLGRVSPPSLSGGRYLQRELSWLEFNQRVLDEALDPSTPLLERLKFFCITSTNLDEFFEIRVAGLKQRIESGGGGAEEGEMAPSRLLAAIEKRIRRLVRVQYQCWKRQLLPGLAKAGVAFIPVANMPGRDLAWLEQFYRAEIRQLLTPIAIDPAHPFPLLINKSLNLIVQLARTNALGEGRHNAIVPVPRRLPRLVQLPRGDGSRAYVFLGELIRHFLPDLFPGMAIQGSWLFRVTRNSELYIDEEEAANLLKAVENELHNRRRGDAVRLEVAHDCPPSVAGFLLEHLRLRREDLYVIDGPMHPARLMMLCDRDDVPELKDPPFSPQLSPVVRGKTDLFEVIREGDVLLHHPYESFSTVLELLTQAASDPRVLAIKQTLYRTGGDDRIVGALMRAVHHGKQVSVVVELRARFDEANNVEWAKRLEEAGVHVVYGLVGFKIHAKALLIVRRDDDGLRRYLHLGTGNYNPNTARLYTDISLLTCDEDFGEDATRLFNLLTGICQYQPMRRLVVAPFELHAKILSLIEREAEHARRGLPTRIVAKMNALVDTKVIDALYAASGAGVNIQLIVRGTCCLRPGVPGLSDRIEVRSIVDRFLEHSRIYYFENACRPEVFVGSADWMPRNFFRRVEVVFPIVDGRLRDRLVEEVLGLSLRDRVKARMLKADGKSVLSTSGHGKARLRSQVEFIRRSLGEEAKGNSSMHGPAGLAVSPPRVRLAKRPF